One stretch of Penaeus vannamei isolate JL-2024 chromosome 7, ASM4276789v1, whole genome shotgun sequence DNA includes these proteins:
- the LOC138862157 gene encoding uncharacterized protein gives MVYGFTVSKLLTYSPVAGPLVFGNHRMVRGEIKLNLTNEKNKLIGKPQPNLTNLKTRATEFSLNIQNTSELKISTLTELTKSSVAYGVGRNQMYAIKKLDVEVTYNKNGIIVVEGIYTTQMDSRKRVKQAGFRSGFSTTDHIHMPTLIREKIKNIGNRCTFIDYEKAFDSVQMPAVLEAIRIQGVEEVYCKILEDVSEDGTVTIKLYTETDKIPIKKVRQGDTV, from the exons atggtatATGGTTTTACGGTGTCAAAGTTGTTAACATATAGCCCTGTGGCTGGCCCCCTTGTTTTCGg CAACCACAGAATGGTCAGAGGCGAAATTAAATTAAACctcacaaatgaaaaaaacaaactcatCGGAAAACCGCAGCCAAATTTAACTAACTTGAAGaccagagcaacagaatttagccttaatATCCAAAACACTTCTGAACTGAAGATCTCAACATTGACCGAATTAACAAAGAGTTCAGTGGCATAT GGagtagggagaaatcaaatgtatgcaattaagaaactaGACGTCgaagtgacatataacaagaatggaATCATAGTAGTGgaagggatctatacaactcagaTGGATAGccgcaaacgcg tgaaacaggcaggcttccgcagtggattctcaacaacagaccacatccacatgcCCAccctaataagagaaaaaataaagaatataggaAACCGCTGTAcattcatcgattacgaaaaggcatTCGACTCTGTACAAATGCCAGCAGTATTAGAAGCTATTCGAatacagggagtagaggaggtatactgtaaaatattggaagatgtATCAGAAGATGGGACAGTGACCATCAAGCTctacacagaaaccgataaaataccaattaaaaaagttagacagggcgacaccgtCTAA